The Psychrobacter arenosus region AGGTCTTGCCCGCTGCGGTCTCATTGCTATCATCAATAAGGTAGACGGCATTGGCACCAAAATCAGGGTCATTTTTTAGCCAATATTCTACATCGGCGATATTAAAAGACTGTGGATAGACATCACTGGCGGCGACTCCTGCAGCCTTATAGGTATCGATGAGCTGTTGACGATAGTTGTCTAAGCTATAGCCATTAAATGGCATGGCTACGACAGGTTCTTTAAGTTCTGGCGTGTGCTTCATACCGAGACTTTTGGCCAGTTCGATATGTTCCTTTAACGTCAGTACTTGGCCATTTTGGGCATATAAATCAGTGCGCCATGGTGCAGTTGCGTTCATATAGTTTGTAATAGTAGTGGCGCTAGTGTTGGCCGCATCCATTTTACCTTTGAGACTTTTGAATTCGGCAGCAGTAATATCTGAGGTGCGACATTCAATGTTGGCAGCGTTGCTCAGATTACCATTTACGTCTACAACAGGTGGCACTGTGCAGCTATTAGCTAACGGTGTAGCGACGATATTAGTGGTGGTATGCAAATCGTTTTGCGCATGGCGGCAGACCAGCTCACCATCTTTGGTAAAAGCAACATCGCACTCTAAAATGCCGGCTCCCATACGAGCGGAGGCCATATAGCTGTCATAGGTATGCTCAGGAAACTGTAGAGGAGCGCCGCGATGAGAGATAGAGAAGTCTGTCTTCTTTGGGGTCTGTGAGTTGCAGGCAAGCAGTTCTTCTTTTAAGGGGCCTGCATCCATATCATCAACTAAGTAAAAGGGTCTGACCCCATAGCTGTAAGCCACTGACTGGCCAACATCAGGATTAGTAGGTTGCGTGGGTGTCGTAGGCGTAGAAGGCATTACCGGAGCCCTGTCATTATCCTCATCACAGCCCATGATTATTAGCGTACTGACGGATAAGAGTGGCACGATAGTGGCAAATTTGATGACTCTTTTGAGAGTCATCCTTGGAATCAGGGTTTGCCCTGAATTCATTAATATTGTCATGTAAACTGTCCTCTAAAATAAATAGCTAAGATGAATGGCTATAGGCAAAAACTAGCGAAAAAAAAGATAAGGCATCAAGTAATTAGGGGTGTAAAGTAGGTTGGTTGTTGCAAATGAGCTCAGCGCCCTAATAATATGAAACAAGCTAATGACCCTAGCTATAAGCTAGCAAGAACAGTTGAAGTATTGATGACAGCGGTATGACAGTTTAGCTGTCTTGTCTGATAAGCTATCTTGTCTATGAGATATACCCTGGCTAGACCTAATAAAACGACCTAAAAAGGATAGAAAATGAGCGACTATTTAGACTGCGTAATCGTAGAACATAACCCTGCGAATAAAGATATCAATAATGCCGTAATTTGGCTGCATGGCTTGGGCGCGAGCGGTCATGATTTTGAACCAGTGGTACCTGAGCTGGGCCTACGTTCAGA contains the following coding sequences:
- a CDS encoding glycerophosphodiester phosphodiesterase family protein, translated to MTILMNSGQTLIPRMTLKRVIKFATIVPLLSVSTLIIMGCDEDNDRAPVMPSTPTTPTQPTNPDVGQSVAYSYGVRPFYLVDDMDAGPLKEELLACNSQTPKKTDFSISHRGAPLQFPEHTYDSYMASARMGAGILECDVAFTKDGELVCRHAQNDLHTTTNIVATPLANSCTVPPVVDVNGNLSNAANIECRTSDITAAEFKSLKGKMDAANTSATTITNYMNATAPWRTDLYAQNGQVLTLKEHIELAKSLGMKHTPELKEPVVAMPFNGYSLDNYRQQLIDTYKAAGVAASDVYPQSFNIADVEYWLKNDPDFGANAVYLIDDSNETAAGKTFDKNDPSTWLHSMADIKARGINIIAPAAWLLVTSDGNGNLMPSEYAKQAKANGLEIITWSLERSAPLATGGGWYYTGLEDAINNDGDLMTYIDVLAKDVSVKAIFSDWPATVSYYANCKGL